From Streptomyces sp. NBC_01460, a single genomic window includes:
- a CDS encoding flavin-containing monooxygenase, with product MPERTSPTDDALSASVDRGADRPVYVIGGGPGGLAVAAALREHGVRAVVLEKSGHVGSSWRRHYDRLHLHTIRRWSALPGLAMPRRFGRWVSRDDMVRYLEKYAEHHELDVVTGVEVSRIDRTGDGTGWQLSATGGRVLTGRAVVVATGFNHTPRVPGWPGRDGFAGELTHASEYRGPAPYAGKDVLVVGIGNTGAEIAVDLVEGGASRVRIAVRTVPHIVRRSTAGWPAQATAVLVRRLPVRLVDRAGRLMCRISVPDLAEQGLPRPDTGLYSRVKEGAIPVQDVGLIDAVRSGRVVPVAAVESFDGDAVVLADGTRITPDAVVAATGYDRALEDLVGHLGVLDARGRPSVHGARTPEGAPGLYFTGFTNPISGMLREIALDARRIAGKLAKL from the coding sequence ATGCCCGAACGCACTTCCCCCACCGATGACGCCCTTTCCGCCTCCGTCGACCGCGGCGCCGACAGGCCGGTCTATGTGATCGGCGGCGGCCCCGGCGGCCTCGCCGTCGCCGCGGCCCTGCGGGAGCACGGCGTACGGGCGGTGGTGCTGGAGAAGTCCGGACACGTCGGGTCGTCCTGGCGCCGCCACTACGACCGGCTGCACCTCCACACGATCCGGCGCTGGTCCGCGCTGCCGGGGCTGGCGATGCCCCGGAGGTTCGGGCGCTGGGTGTCGCGTGACGACATGGTGCGCTACCTGGAGAAGTACGCCGAGCACCACGAGCTGGACGTCGTGACGGGCGTCGAGGTGTCCCGGATCGACCGGACCGGCGACGGCACCGGCTGGCAGCTGAGCGCCACCGGCGGCCGGGTGCTCACCGGACGGGCGGTGGTGGTGGCCACCGGCTTCAACCACACCCCCCGCGTGCCCGGCTGGCCCGGCCGTGACGGCTTCGCGGGCGAGCTGACGCACGCCTCGGAGTACCGCGGCCCGGCCCCGTACGCGGGCAAGGACGTGCTCGTCGTGGGCATCGGCAACACCGGGGCCGAGATCGCCGTGGACCTGGTCGAGGGCGGCGCGTCCCGGGTGCGGATCGCGGTCCGCACGGTCCCGCACATCGTGCGCCGCTCCACGGCGGGCTGGCCCGCGCAGGCGACCGCCGTCCTGGTCCGCAGACTGCCGGTCCGGCTCGTCGACCGGGCCGGGCGTCTGATGTGCCGGATCTCCGTCCCCGACCTGGCGGAGCAGGGCCTTCCCCGCCCGGACACGGGTCTGTACTCCCGGGTGAAGGAAGGCGCGATCCCCGTCCAGGACGTCGGGCTGATCGACGCGGTGCGGAGCGGCCGGGTGGTCCCGGTGGCGGCCGTGGAGTCGTTCGACGGGGACGCGGTGGTCCTGGCCGACGGAACCCGGATCACCCCGGACGCGGTGGTCGCGGCGACCGGCTACGACCGCGCCCTGGAGGACCTCGTCGGCCACCTCGGCGTGCTGGACGCCCGGGGCCGCCCCTCGGTGCACGGCGCCCGCACACCCGAGGGGGCCCCGGGCCTCTACTTCACCGGCTTCACCAACCCGATCAGCGGCATGCTCCGCGAAATCGCCCTGGACGCACGGAGGATAGCCGGGAAGCTGGCCAAGCTCTGA